Part of the Henckelia pumila isolate YLH828 chromosome 2, ASM3356847v2, whole genome shotgun sequence genome is shown below.
ATATTTGTTATGCTGTTGGGATTGTTAGTAGATATCAGTCAAACCCAGGACCAGAGCATTGGACTGCTGTAAAGCATATTCTCAAGTATCTTCATCGAACTAGAGGGAATATGCTTGTTTATACAGCTTCTGATTTGGCACCTGTGGGATATACTGATTCTGACTTTCAAGCTGACAGAGACTCTCGTAAGTCTACATCAGGATTTGTGTTCATATTGGGTGGTGGTGCCGTTATTTGGAGGAGTATCAAGCAATCTTGCATTGCTGATTCCACTATGGAAGCGGAGTATGTGGCGGCTTGTGAAGCAGCAAAAGCAGTCGTTTGGCTGAAAAAGTTTTTGCTCAGCCTCGAGGTTGTTCCTTCTGCATCAAATGCCATTACTTTATACTGTGATAACAGTGGTGCAGTGGCAAATGCAAAAGAACCCAGAAACCATCAACGTGGAAAACACATTGAACGAAAGTATCACTTAGTGAGAGATATCATTCAACGAGGGGATGTGACAGTGTGCAAGATAGCATCTGCTGAAAATCTTGCTGATCCGTTTACTAAAAGCTTACCTGCTAGAGCTTTTGAGGAACATATTCAAAATATGGGAGTGTTGGACATGTCTCATTTActctagggcaagtgggagaagAATGTTTAACAGTATTTGCCCATCGAGTAATTTTTCATGTATTATGACATTTTGAAATTATaataatgttttatttatttattcttaaataaattgttttgAGCAATGCATGTGTTCATTGAATTGTTGTATTATTATAAATTGAGTGTTTATGTTGTTAAACACAGAAAGATTCAATTTATAATTCaattcatatttttaatgtCCACGATCGGAAAATAAATAGGGACAAATTATTTTGACAAGATcgttttaattttattgaagtCTATCTTTGACTTGGTAATAAAATTGGAGATACATTTTGATGTATTGGATTGAACCACgtgagatttgaatttgaattgacCATACTAATTCAAATCCACTAGGTTATCGTACATTGCACCTTAATCCTGAGCGGGTAATGAACTTTGATTACTAACTTGAAGTTCTTTGAGACATCAATGAGTGAGATcagactattgatcaatatatCGATGTTTTGGGAATCAAAGTGAAATAACAAAGAACATATATTCGCAAGATGGAATCCGTCACCTACATGATCATGAACTCACGAGTTCTTCTAAAAGACAGTAAAATCTGAGCTCAGTAATTCAATATTATTTGTTGAATTAATTATGTGATGCGATCACATGTGGCTGTCAAATAGAAGATGAGGGTGAGTGGTTATGAATATCTAATATAGGCAACATGGTCATTGTATCCTATTTTAGATGTTTTAGTTGATCGACGGGGGTGATATGTTGGGTCGATCAATCTGAGGatgtaattattgattttatggttcagtaatttcaattaaattaagaGTGCAATCTTGTTCTTTTAGTGGAGTAGAATAAGATTAATAAATTATCTTGATTAATCATGAGTTGATTagatcaaattaatttattggagctTAATTTAATTGGGTCCGATCAGGTCCCTTTGGTGGCTCAaatataaacttaaataaattatatgagtTATAATTTATGGAACTCGtaggaataaattaatatgattaTAGTATTTTTATCTATGAAAAGTTTGAATTAAAACTTTATCGATACGATAAGATTTGATACGATtgataatcttttaatttatggAAAAGAGATAATTTCATTTTTGAATTTATCTTATCTTTCTAGACTACTTGATAAAACGTAGTCTGACAGAAAGTTGTAACCACGTAACGGCTTGAAGGTTTGAAGCGTTGAGTTGCAGATCTGTTGCAGACAACACAACGTAAAGCACCCTTCAAGGGTAATCTCAATTCTTTTGTgtgtaaattaattaattcgtgTTAAATATGCATGATCCTGTTTTATGAGATTATTGGAatcacataaaattaatttttgtgatTCGATTTTTTCAGTCTTGGCTAACAACTATTATCTAACCTCAGCAACAAATGAAAAAATCTCTACATTTTGTGCCATGAACATGACAGGATTTACATATTCAGATCTTATGGTCTAGCACTGTAAGATGTGGAAGGAGGCATGAATTTCTTGGCAACCCTTTCTTGTTCGGTGTCAAAGAGGAGACTACTCCAGTTACTTGACCCATGTATAATTCTCGTCGGTATTTGGTCACTATCTTCTCCACCAGATGCATCGTATCCACCGCTAGTTGATCTTGAGAATGGGATTTCATTCTGATTATCCATGAAATCACCTGTTAGGCCAACAATTTTCCTGCCCTTTTGGGATGCTGATGAGGCACGCTGAAAAGGCTGGATGTCAGTAGAATCTGAGCTACTGTCGGGGGATGAAGCAACGATATTTGTTGAGTCTGGCATAGCTCGTCCTGTCCTGAAGGCACTTCGAGCTTCACGCTGAAGAATTGTCAAGCCTGTTGAAGTCTCAGAGATTAGATTTCTACCGCTTTTAGCTTCTTCACTTGAAATTTTGGAAAGAGGTTGAAGAGGCATCTCTGCAGGCAGGTGGATTCGTTTGCTACCACCTCTCTTTCTATTGCTATCTGGCCTTGGGGCCATACGACCACTACTTCCAAAACTACTGTCTGTTTCAATGGCATAAGATGCTTCGTTCCTCATTACAGGCCGTAGAATCTTGGACTTTTTCCTTGCCTCTGCAGCGGCCTTGGACACATCCTCGGCATTCAAACGCGCTAATGTCCACGGGCTGATCTTTACTGTAGCAGGATTCTTTTTCTTGCTTGGCTCCTCTACCACCATCTTTTTGCCTAGTGAACTGACAGATCTCGTGTCTGGAGGGACTACATCGAACTACAGAATAACAATAAATCATGAACCCAGCCTAAATTTAGTATCGTGTATTAGGTAGAAAATGATGGGTTGACATGTAAACAGGAGCTCAAAACCCACGTAAACAGGAGCTCAAAAGGGTGATAACCAACGCGACATGGTAACCTAGGAACCCATTGGTAGCATTTTGAAATTTTGCTTTTACCTGATCTTCTAGAAAAAGGGGCGGGGGAGTACACCATGCTGCTGCTCGATGCAAAttgttgaaggagcttgtgctgCTAAAACCAGTAATAGAACTAACGGTAGACATCTGAGGACTCTGCTGGCCTTCAGAAGCTTGTTGTTCTTGTTCTCTTAATGCAATAATGTAATCGTAAGTGCTAATTCCCTGCCAATCCAATTCCAACCACAATAATTGTCAACAAAAAGAATTTGAGCTTTCCCATGAAATTCCATTATACCTTAGTATTGTTAGCAAAAGAGTGATAGATCAGAAAAAAGAGAGACATAAAACCTTTTTTATCAAAAGAATGTGAAAGAAGAAGAGCTGAGCGATTGGGAGGGTAGCAATCATGGCCAATATGGTGCAGACTGCCTGTATCATGTGAGGAAACACAAATCAACTCGTATATCTGATATATCAGCTAAGTGTGAATTATTAGTAATTGGCTGCTACTCCCATAATCGGTATTATGTCTTTCATGGCAAGTATGCGTATAGAGCAATTGGCGAACATTCATTCAATATATAATAAGAGGACACAAAACCAATTTGGCAGAAGATTTGACATGGAAAAACACTCACCACGACAATTACAAAAGGAACCACAGTAAAACTGCTTCCTAACTTGGTGCTGATGTCTGTGGAGAATTTCTTTCTCTCAAGAAAACAACAGACCAACACGAGGATTCCAGTAGACCACTGAAGTATGAACTGCAATCTCAAGTCCAATAAGTAAGGACCATCAATCTTCAATGAAGTATAAATAGTTTGGGCACCTTACTAACTTAGGAAGTGTGCATAGGAGACAATAGTTTAAAAGAGTTGAATTTACGAAAATCTCATGAAGGATTATGGAAAACCTATATACATATGAAAATTTATGTTAACTGAGGcaacaataaaaatatgcaATGTTTAGACTTTAGACTTAGTGAAAATTATCGAGAAATCAAATCAATTCTAGAGCATACCAACAGAAGGGCAGACACCATGAGAGTAAAGAATTTTCGGTAGTTCCTTTTGCCAATGCAATTATTTAGCCACTACAGAAAAACATATAAGAAAGGAATTAGAAAGTCGATCAACAAGTTGTTTCGATACATCTACTGCAAATACTGAAATAATACCCTGCAATGATGATCAAAGTGGTCCACACACTTGTCACAGACTCTACAGTGCTTGCTGTACTTAAAAACCTACAAGCATGGTGTGCAATGTTACTGTTAGAGGAGCAACAATGAAAAACATAGTCAATGATCCAGTGCAAAATTCTAGGTTGCATATAGAGTGAAGATCAACTTGAAGAGAGCAATTAACTAAATATAAAGTACACACCTCGACTTGGCACAAACTACAGTAGAACATCCCATCTTCACTCATTTGCTGAACAGAAGATTCTTCATGTGAATTGCAAACAAATGCACAAGGTAATAAAGTTGAGAGGGCAAGCTTCTTATGAGAAGAGGGGTTGTTTTCAAGTGCAGAACGACTCTCACTTTTGTTACTATCATTAGTCTCCTCTCTGCCTTTGGTTATAGAAACATTGGGATCTTGAATAGGACCAGGTTCTCCACCAAGTTTCTGTGAACTTGGTTTGGAGTCATTTTTATTTGGGGAAAACTTGCAATACTTTTTCGATCTAAAGACTCCTGGATCTGCAGGGTCTACAGCAGCACACCATATGTATAGGCCAAAGACGCATATGATCTGAGAAAGGACAAGGTAACAGCTTAAGATTATGGGAAAAGCATACCAGTCTCAATGTGCTCATTAAACCATCAATTCAAATACACATGATGCAAATGCTGGTCTCATCCAGTACATAGATACAGTGAGGCACCACATGCAGAATTATCCATAAAAGTTATAAACGATGATAACAAGGCAACTCAAATATCCATATTTCAATTGATGAAGTGCATATACAGACAGACATGGCAGATGGTGCAGATATTATTTTCTTGAAACTGGCTTAGGGAATTTCTATTTCAAGTGAGTGACCATCagtcaaagaaacaaaaaccaaaCTTTCAGATACAAGTTTATTTCAAGATtgccaaaaaaattataatgtcAAACGCCAAGAACAGAAGAATCTTTAAAAGAAGGATGCGATGTGCTCACAAGAGGAGTATAGATCCCCATAGCTATGTATTGGAATAACATCTTTCCTAGAAAAGGGGCAAAGAACACGTAGAAAGCAAATCCCAGCGCCAGAAATACAGCAACAGCTACCACCTGCACACATACAAATCTGAGGGTAAATGAATTTCAACGTAAATAATAATAGTAAAAAAGTTAAAAGCATCCATGGATGGAGTATTGTACACACATTTTGACTTAGTGTGTGTCTGTGTGAAGCATACATACCTGGAGAGGATGGTAGGGGAGCTGCCATCCGTGCCTCCTCATCATGAAGATTGAAATTTCAAGCCAAGAAATTGCTTTCAAGAAGAGATGCAAATAATGGAGGTCTCAGTTCTTGAAACCGGCTTCTGTCATTTAAGATCTATGCAGCACTGTGAAGCAAACCAAGTATTTCTTGCATGCTTATATCCGCTGGCCTTCCACCAGGAAAAAAAGAGTTGCAAAACCAAAGAATAACGAAAGAAAATTAGGCTTCAGAAATGTCGAAATGGTAGAAAACGCATGACTGAGGTGGGGTCTGGAAATGAAGGACGTAATTAGAAGAGCTAACAACCTCTTCTGTTAAACTAAATCATAGCCCATTGCCAAAGGTTACGCATTGATGATGACAAAAAGCAAGAAACGGAAGAAAAGGCCTTTGGGGTGAAATTATTACTTAACACATGCgttcattttcttttattttattttttttcttgaattgaCATTTGCTTGAACAAAAATCTTTGTGACTCAGGAGAGAGAGCAGAACGAAAGGGAGATTTCAAGGGCAATGCTGAAATCTAATGATTTTAGTTAAGAAAGGTGATTAACTGGTggaatttataatttattaccgAACATCATCTGCTCTGCTCTGCTCTGCTCTGCTCTGCTCTGCTCTGGGCCACCAtccaataatttaattaatagctAATGTTTTCTTGCATTTGGAGAAAAATCAATATCTAGGATTGTCACATGTCAAAGTTACACAGCCAGCTGTGCATTCTGCCCTTTTTTCTTTATCCTTTCCTTCAACTCTGGTATGCTGTAATTTCTGCGCGAACAACCTCGTTAATCATTATTTGCTTTCTTGCAACTCTTCTTTTTCACTGTTGATTAGGGATagtttttctaatttatttaggtagatttaAGTAGTTTTTTTGTATAAACAAGTCTCGGCCAATGCTTGAGTCCCGTTGTGCGGTCAATTTCATTACATTGTTGTGATTAATTACTTGTAATCTTGTAATTGTACTTTAAAAAAACTGATTTTTGTCATATCTCTGTCTCATTGTAGGCAAACACTATACTCCACAGGGTGAACTTCATCCGATGGAATCTTGGTCACACAATTTGTGTGGATCCCGAGCTCAACGAAGGACAGATGATGTACCAGTGTGGGACCCGTATCATCGACTAAACTAAAATGAATttctaataaaataatttgatcTCAAACTCGGCTTTAGTCCATAAAATTTTGTATTCGCGAGGTGAGGTAGCTGGGGCTTGAGCTTATAGGTAATTTAATGACTACGATTGAGcttgtgaattatttattaggCAGATAAAGTTGAGATCGAGCACAAGATTTTATGCCATCGCTAAAAAAACCTCGACTCGAGTTTCTTTGGAGTCTAGCCAAACTCAACTCAGCTCATATACCTAGAGATCAATCATTTGTCAAGCTTTGCTCTTAATTTTTTTCCCTCAAAGAAAAAAATGGTCTCATTTTGATTGAAAGAAACTTCTCTCTCAAAATCTATTCTCTAATACTTTCTCTCCCATCTTATCCACGGCCCTGTGCATTATTTAATTGACAAATTGTACTTCTATGTTTATCTTGAAGTAGTGGCGTTATTTGTTTGGATTATTTTCTTCACATGTTAGAATCTTGTCTTTCAAATACAACCAACagcgtatataaaaataaaacacacacAACGCCAAAGTCCAAATTAAGgcaattgtttatttattcgtCATCAAATCTGTATTTTTTTCGAGTCATTAATAAATAGTTTGTCCTTGTTCAAATTTTCAAAGGGAGTCGTTATTGCCTAAAGTAGGAGCACTTTAGATCTAAAAGTAGCCATGGACCAAAAGGTAGGAAATTGATTAAAAAGCTAATAtatttcttaaaatattattaagtcAAATTATTATCTTGTTTGTTTATTCTATAAGATGATAATCATTGAGGCCCATACGTGGTGTGGTCCATTAAACGTGAAGAGAATATCACAATACATTGTTGGGCACCCAATTACTACGACTTACTCTGCCTCGCATAGTTTCTTTTCATAATCACAGGAATCTATTTAGCATAAACacattataataaatataaataaataaataaatattcgaACGTGAATTTGTTGAATTTCATGTCCCttttcatattttatacatTTTTCTCCCATTCAACATGATTGATTCCACTTTCCCATagtataattattaaaaaatcaaaatcatagtTCCCACCTCAAATCCAAATATTTGAATCCTAATGCAACCTTGGGATTGGCCCTTTTACTTTCTCGAAGTTGAATTTCAACGAATGAGAAATAAGGGAGAAGCAACTCCACCGAGACACAAAATCCGGAAGAGCTAAATATGTATGGATAGCTGCAGAAGATGATCCAAGCACAAGATATTAAACTTGATTGATAGATTTTCAAACCATTATTTAGACTGATTGGCTCAATTAATTGATTTGCTTTCTCAAACGCTAAATTAGTCTCAACGTATAATCAACCTCAAAATGTAAAACAAGTAACTGATTTATATTTTCGTTTCTTAGAAAGAGTATCATGTCCATTCAATCCTCCAAAATGGCCTTCGCAGCCTCGACTAGATTTGGccgtagatcatcagaggctcGACCAAGAACCGTGTACCCCTTCTCGGTCCTTAGCATCCACGTCTGCTCCATGCCTTATAAGAAGGAGAGCTACCTGCCATATGGCTAGGACTGGTGAGAAAAATTCAAGTTGTTTCTTAGTATATTCTCACTGCAGTAAAATTTGAGCTTCTCAAGAGGATACAGAAGTAAATTTATGACAGACATAGAGTCGTTCCAACAAACAACGGGAGAGAATAAATGAACAAGATAGTTAGGCTTCAACATATAAAAGTAGATGCATATTCAAGAATTATTTGAAATGCAAAAAGAAAGAGCAATCGGTGGATATATTAAAGTTGCTGCATatactataatatatttatagtttaattATTGGAACTATAAGCATTAGGAAAGAAGGGATACGTCTTTACCTCTCTGTTATGGCATTCTACTGCAATCATAAGTGGAGTTTGACCCGCTCTATCAGCATCATCAACTTCTGCTCCTTCCTCAATCAAGAATTCGCACAATTCTGTGTTCCCTGTGCTTGCTGCACGATGCAACGGGGTGCATCCGACCTACATGAAGTAGTTGTCAGACATATAACACAAGTAGAAGTTATGATAGTTCCATTTGCAACTGAGTGATTTTGAATGTATGTCTATATATGCGCAGCAACTCTGAGATATTTGCCGAGAAGACTATAAGTATCAATTAATATGGAAAAGAAGTTACAACCAAACCTTGTCCTTTATATTGAGTTTTGCACCATGTGAAATCAATATTTCAGCTATCTTCAAGTGACCCTTGCTGGCAGAATAGTGAAGAGCAGTGCGACCGCCATTATTTTTCAAGTTAACGTCAGCTCCTGCCAACAGCATTTCATTTCAAAATACAGAGATCGTCAgaagataaataaataacagtaTTAGTACAGGATGTATAAAATGATGAACTTCAAGCAAGCATATACCCACAAAACAACTATTGCACATTCACCTGATCATGAAGGTGGTCACCAACTTAACAGTAAacagataataataataattaaaaaaaattgcacaTTTACCTGCTGATGTGGAAAACCCATGATGGTTAAAAATAGATGGGCAGAGGTGAAAATTCACTAGTCTATATTGAATAATGAGTACCAAGAGGAGAGAGCTTTCATCATTAATTTTCAAATAGGTACAACACAAGTTGTTAATTGTTATCACTAGCAGAGTATAAACACAAATGCTTAACCAAGGCTCACCTCTGTTGAGTAAAATTTCAACAATCTTCAAATTTCCAGTACTAGCAGCAGAGTGCAGAGGAGCCCATCCTTCTTCATCAGAACTATTTACAACGGACGCATGAGCATCTGATAGAATTCCCACCGCCTACTTCATTCACAAATACAAATTACACTCGGACACCCAAAAAAATGAcgatgaaataaataaaaaaaaactacgAGTTTTGGAAAAATATGCATCCAATCAGCAAAATCGATCTAGTTTATCTAAAGCTTCGATTTGCGAGAAAAGCACTTCACCAGAATATTTCAATCATGTTGCCAGCTTCATACGGCATAATCTATATATCTAAACTATGAAAGAACATGAACCTAATGTTGTACGGTGAGCTCGAAATTAATTAACCTAGCCAGAGGGAAGCTAATTACATCGAGGAACACAAGAATCGATCTTTCAATTATTCCTTAACACAGCACCAACGAGATAAACAACATAAGAAACTGATGAAAATTCGACGAAATCAATGACAACTGAAACACAAATAGTACATCAATTTGCGAGCTTGAAACGGCCACATGTAGGAGCGAACGTCCATCTTCATTGCGGAGGGACAGTGCTCCAAGGAGTTGTTCGGGAGCGAGTGATTTGAAAAGCAAGGAATCACCCGATTCCGCGGCTTTAAACAGCTCTTCGTTTTTGAGATGCTTAAGCTTAACTGAATCGCTGTCGATTTCCATTTCCATTTGCTGCAACTGTGGAGGTTTCCGGTGGTGTAGTGGACAACTCTGCGTTTTGTGATTGGGCTCGATTTCTAGTCTACAAATCTCGGCCCAACAAAGAGCATGACAAAAGCCCAATCCCGGCTCTTTTAGCTTTTTGGAATAAAAAAGCTATGCATGTACACAAAAAAAAATCGGTCATTTTGGtattaaatttcagttttagctctataattattgaattttgataattttaatcTATTTTCGTTGATAGTTTTGATGTGACATTATCCACATGAGTGTCATATTTCATGTCAACGTCAAAccaaaaaaatgacaaaaattgcCAAACAAAATTAATGTAGTGTTTGCTAAATAAGTGATTATTAACATTTTGTCGGGAGACAACTCTGCCAAAGGAGCTGATTCTGCAGAAACGTATGATGCCGACGCAATTGGAGTTGTAGAAAAAAGCCGTTGACGGCTACGGCACCACCACTGGGGATTGTGCTAAtctatttaattgtgaatttactttCGTACTcttattaattgtttttattttctttttgtcTCATTCTTTGTTAATTGTTGTGCATTGTTTATTTGGTTTTCTTATCATACTTTATTTTTAAGtcaattgattattttaaaaataaaactaaaaattatgtgcttaaataatttttttgccagcaaatttttttttttatagtttactataaataaaataaaataagacatgaaaaaatatatttttatttgtttttttaagagtttttaATTTGTAATCTCTTTGTTTGTGGTGTTGTTTACAACTTGTGTGTTTAAAAAGAAGTTTTCtgcaaccaaattttttttgttatatttataaattacttGAATAGAACATTATAAAAGATCATTGCTATATGTCTTTTTTTAGAGCTTTTAcatttttaatttctttattCTACTTGTGGTCATTAAtcagaaattatatattttaactgAAAATATCAACTATATTTTCGATATCTAATTTGGTTtttattctttttaaatttttatggtttaatttgtatttaaaaactacttaaataaaatatgatcaaAAAAATTAACGTGATatacttttttatttattaaaaaatttcaatttttgaaTCCATGAATTTAATTGTTACCCTACTCGAATCCACTGCTAATCACTTgataaacatttaattaaacattaacatataaataacgGAAAATAACTGAAAACTTAAGAATTAATCATATAACTCAATCAAATCAcaacaaaatatttaaatatcctTACACTAAAACCATCGGTAAATCTGCTCTTAGGTCCTGACAACTGACTGAACACTTATTCACATCCTGAACGACTTGTAAGTTACCCCGTCGAATGTGGTATCTGTGATCGAAGTAGGGACGTAAATGAAATTGTCAAGTACGTAATGTATGAGTACACATGTTATATCTAATATTGCATGAAGCATGACTACTCTGGTAAACAGATATCAAGCTTTTGAACTCATGCTTAGAGTGTAAGCGCCTCAATTTAAGAAATGCTTCGAAAATCCAGTGGGTGTCACGTTCATACTAACTATGATCTTGGAGTTAAGtagtgtttggaagagcttttaaaaaatacttatcagcattttcttaacaaaattttgaaaatttgtgaaattttgttaaggagAAGCTGACAAGTGCTTCGTAGAAGCTCTTCCAAACACCACCTAAAACTATATTGGGTAACCACAAACGCTGTTTGTGGTGTTGACTACAACTTATATGTTTAAAAAAAGTTTTCTACAATCAACATTTTTtagttatatttataaattacttgaatcaaacatgataaaatatcaatatcgcgatatgcttttatttttagatttcataATTCTCTAATCTTTTTATTCTACTTGTAGAAATTAATCACAAATTAAATGTTTAAATAAAAGTTATATGCCTTTTTAAGATattctaattttttattatttttattctaaTTATAGTCattaaccaaaaattatatgtttaaattatatatctaaat
Proteins encoded:
- the LOC140884313 gene encoding uncharacterized protein; this encodes MEMEIDSDSVKLKHLKNEELFKAAESGDSLLFKSLAPEQLLGALSLRNEDGRSLLHVAVSSSQIDAVGILSDAHASVVNSSDEEGWAPLHSAASTGNLKIVEILLNRGADVNLKNNGGRTALHYSASKGHLKIAEILISHGAKLNIKDKVGCTPLHRAASTGNTELCEFLIEEGAEVDDADRAGQTPLMIAVECHNREVALLLIRHGADVDAKDREGVHGSWSSL
- the LOC140881877 gene encoding probable protein S-acyltransferase 22 is translated as MMRRHGWQLPYHPLQVVAVAVFLALGFAFYVFFAPFLGKMLFQYIAMGIYTPLIICVFGLYIWCAAVDPADPGVFRSKKYCKFSPNKNDSKPSSQKLGGEPGPIQDPNVSITKGREETNDSNKSESRSALENNPSSHKKLALSTLLPCAFVCNSHEESSVQQMSEDGMFYCSLCQVEVFKYSKHCRVCDKCVDHFDHHCRWLNNCIGKRNYRKFFTLMVSALLLFILQWSTGILVLVCCFLERKKFSTDISTKLGSSFTVVPFVIVVAVCTILAMIATLPIAQLFFFHILLIKKGISTYDYIIALREQEQQASEGQQSPQMSTVSSITGFSSTSSFNNLHRAAAWCTPPPLFLEDQFDVVPPDTRSVSSLGKKMVVEEPSKKKNPATVKISPWTLARLNAEDVSKAAAEARKKSKILRPVMRNEASYAIETDSSFGSSGRMAPRPDSNRKRGGSKRIHLPAEMPLQPLSKISSEEAKSGRNLISETSTGLTILQREARSAFRTGRAMPDSTNIVASSPDSSSDSTDIQPFQRASSASQKGRKIVGLTGDFMDNQNEIPFSRSTSGGYDASGGEDSDQIPTRIIHGSSNWSSLLFDTEQERVAKKFMPPSTSYSARP